The genomic region TTATATGCCGTCGGGGAAGTCGCCTGCACGGGTGTGCACGGCGCCAACAGACTGGCCAGCAATTCATTGTTGGAGGGTCTGGTTTTCAGCCGCCGGGCGGCCGTCGCGGCGCAAGAAGACGTCGCGTGCGGGCAGCCGGCGGAACCGTTAACGAAACTCAGAAACATCATGGGTCCGAGCGCCGGCACGGAAAGCGCCGCTCGCTCGATTACCGCCCAGCTAAGAGATATTATGGAAGATAACGCCGGTGTGGTCCGTTCCGCCGACAGCTTGCGCAGAACGCTGGCCTTCATAGATAAGCGCTGGCATTATCTCAAACCGTCATCGGCTTGGGCGGCTGATTACGAATTGTCGAATATGATGACCGTGGGGATGCTTATTGCGACCGCCGCCTTGATTAGAGAGGAAAGCCGCGGTTCGCATTGGCGAGAGGATTTTCCGGAGGAGAACGACGCGCGCTGGCTACAGCATATCGGCCTGACGGCGGGCGGCGAAGAGCCTAACGTGGGATTATGGACTTAGCTGAACAGTATCTGACAAAAATCGTGGAAACGGCCATAAATGAAGACCTGGGATTGGCCGGTGACATAACCAGTCAGGCGATAATGCCCGACGACCGGCCTGGCTCCGCCGTTATTATCGCCAAACAGAACGGCGTGGTAGCCGGCTTGTTCGCCGCGGAAGCCGTGTTCAAGAGGATTGACCCCTCGCTTTTTTATGAAGACGCGGTTACCGACGGCGCTGTCGTCGAACCCGGACAAATCGTCGCCCGTGTGGACGGAAACCTGCTGTCCATTTTAACCGGAGAACGCGTCGCCTTGAACTTCCTCGGCCATCTTTCTGGAATAGCCACCCTGACCAGCCGTTATGTTACTAAGGCTTCGGCTTATGGCGTCGACGTTAAGGATACTCGCAAGACTCTCCCCGGTTTACGGCCGCTGGAGAAATACGCCGTCCTCGTAGGCGGGGGCAAGAACCACAGGTTCGGCTTGTACGACGCCGTTCTTATAAAGGAAAATCATATCAAGACCGCCGGCGGCGTAACCGAGGCGATTGACCTTATCCGGAAGAACCTTGAAGGTGACTTGGCCATAGAGATCGAGACCGAAACGCTCGAGCAGGTAAAAGAGGCGATTGAAGCCGGGGCGGATACGATTATGTTGGACAATATGGACGCCGAGATGATCGCGGAAGCGGTTAAGGCGATTGACGGACAAGCGACGGTGGAAGTGTCGGGCGGCGTCAACCTGGACAACATAGAAGATATTGCCAAGGCGGGTCCGGACTTTATTTCCGTCGGCGGTATCACGCAATCCGCGCCCGCTTTTGATTTCAGCCTTCTAACGACGCGGCGATGAGTCTAACTAGCCTGGTCGACTGGCTGATGCCATTCTTCGCCAGTTACGGATATCTGCTGATATTCCTCGGCGTCTTTCTGGAAAACTCGGCTGGGTTGGGCTTGATAATACCGGGCGAGACAATCCTAATCCTGGGTTCATTTTTTGCCGCTCGCGGCAGCCTTAATCTGGTCGCCGTTATCGTCATCGCTTTCGTCGGCGCCGTTATGGGGGATAATCTCGGTTATTATATCGGCCGGCGCGGCGGACGTCGTGTACTGCTTAAATACGGCAAATACGTTTTCATCAACCGCCATCGCCTGGCACATGTCGACCAATATTTTAAGAAACACGGCGGAAAAACCATCTTTATCGCCCGGTTTACCTCGTTTCTCCGCGCCTTGGCGGCGTTGGTCGCCGGCTCGGCCAAGATGCCTTACAAGCAGTTCTTTTTATACGATATTACAGGCGCCTTCATCTGGTCGATCGTCATTTCCTTGCTCGGATATTTCCTGGGCGGGAACTGGGACTTGATTGAAAAGGTTATCAAGAGGATGGGCTACGCCGCGTTCGCCCTCCTGATCATAGTAATCGCGGGCATATTCTTTTTCCGCTGGCGCGAAGGCCGGGGAAAGGCCGGGCTTGATGAAGATTTCGATCACTAAACTGGATACGGTATCGTCAACTCAGGATCATGCTAAACATCTGGCTGAAGGGGGAGCAACGGAAGGGACGGTTGTGGTTGCCCGCGTTCAGGACCATGGCCGCGGGCGCCTGGGACGGCGTTGGCTATCGCCGGAAGGCGGACTCTGGTTCTCTTTGATTCTACGGCCGGCGTGCCCTCCGGCGCGGGTCGCGGGATTGACGCTCTTGGCCGCGGTTTCGGTCACGGAAGCGATAAACGCAGAGACCGGCGTCAAGGCTGGAATAAAATGGCCGAACGATATCCTTATCGGCGACAAGAAGCTTGGCGGCGTCCTAACCGAGATGACCGCTACGATGAACGTTGTCGATTACGTAGTGATGGGTATAGGCCTTAATGTAAATGTGGCCACGGATAAATTCCCCCACGACTTATTGATGCCGGCAACGTCCTTACAGGAGGAGACCTCCCGGGAGGCGAACCTTGACGAGATTTTGGACGTCTGCCTGAAGAATCTGGCGCGTGATTACGAACTCTTCGGCGGCCACTTCAATGATATTATGTCGCGCTGGAAAGCCCTGTCACTGGTCCTCGGCCGGCAGGTTACGGTCTCGCAACCGGGGAAGTGCATATCGGGAACGGCGTTCGATGTCGACGGTGACGGAGCCCTTCTGGTCAGCGACGACCAGGGCGCTACTCACGTCGTCCATGCGGGCGATCTC from Actinomycetota bacterium harbors:
- the nadC gene encoding carboxylating nicotinate-nucleotide diphosphorylase, producing MDLAEQYLTKIVETAINEDLGLAGDITSQAIMPDDRPGSAVIIAKQNGVVAGLFAAEAVFKRIDPSLFYEDAVTDGAVVEPGQIVARVDGNLLSILTGERVALNFLGHLSGIATLTSRYVTKASAYGVDVKDTRKTLPGLRPLEKYAVLVGGGKNHRFGLYDAVLIKENHIKTAGGVTEAIDLIRKNLEGDLAIEIETETLEQVKEAIEAGADTIMLDNMDAEMIAEAVKAIDGQATVEVSGGVNLDNIEDIAKAGPDFISVGGITQSAPAFDFSLLTTRR
- a CDS encoding DedA family protein, which gives rise to MSLTSLVDWLMPFFASYGYLLIFLGVFLENSAGLGLIIPGETILILGSFFAARGSLNLVAVIVIAFVGAVMGDNLGYYIGRRGGRRVLLKYGKYVFINRHRLAHVDQYFKKHGGKTIFIARFTSFLRALAALVAGSAKMPYKQFFLYDITGAFIWSIVISLLGYFLGGNWDLIEKVIKRMGYAAFALLIIVIAGIFFFRWREGRGKAGLDEDFDH
- a CDS encoding biotin--[acetyl-CoA-carboxylase] ligase; the encoded protein is MKISITKLDTVSSTQDHAKHLAEGGATEGTVVVARVQDHGRGRLGRRWLSPEGGLWFSLILRPACPPARVAGLTLLAAVSVTEAINAETGVKAGIKWPNDILIGDKKLGGVLTEMTATMNVVDYVVMGIGLNVNVATDKFPHDLLMPATSLQEETSREANLDEILDVCLKNLARDYELFGGHFNDIMSRWKALSLVLGRQVTVSQPGKCISGTAFDVDGDGALLVSDDQGATHVVHAGDLSILR